A section of the Pseudomonas tritici genome encodes:
- a CDS encoding amino acid ABC transporter permease: MASSGLELLWVSLPQLGKGAAQTLSISFLSIAFSTVGGVLYGVLRTLNNTLINAALRVYLELFRAIPVLVWLYLLFFGLPIFFGLSIPSFWCAVLVLSLWGASEVGEVVRGALHSLPRGQREAGLSIGLSDPQLYGYVLLPQALKRMTPPTINVYTRIIKTSSLAVLIGVVDVIKVGQQIIERTYESVLIYGVLFLFFFFICYPLSAASKVLERRWAQA; the protein is encoded by the coding sequence ATGGCCAGTTCGGGTCTTGAGTTGTTGTGGGTGTCGTTGCCGCAACTGGGCAAGGGCGCTGCGCAAACCCTGTCGATTTCATTCTTGAGCATCGCCTTCAGCACCGTCGGTGGCGTGTTGTATGGCGTGCTGCGCACCTTGAATAACACGCTGATCAACGCGGCGCTGCGGGTTTATCTGGAGCTGTTTCGCGCAATCCCGGTGCTGGTGTGGTTGTACCTGCTGTTTTTCGGTCTGCCGATTTTCTTTGGCCTGAGCATCCCGAGTTTCTGGTGCGCGGTGCTGGTGCTGTCGTTGTGGGGCGCCAGTGAAGTCGGCGAAGTGGTGCGTGGCGCCTTGCATTCGTTGCCTCGCGGCCAGCGCGAGGCGGGGTTGTCGATAGGCCTGTCTGATCCGCAGCTCTACGGCTACGTGCTGCTGCCACAGGCGCTAAAGCGCATGACGCCACCGACCATCAACGTCTACACGCGCATCATCAAGACCAGCTCCCTGGCGGTGCTGATCGGCGTGGTGGATGTGATCAAGGTCGGCCAGCAAATCATCGAACGCACCTATGAGTCGGTTCTGATCTATGGCGTGCTGTTCCTGTTTTTCTTCTTTATCTGCTACCCGTTGTCGGCCGCCTCCAAGGTGCTGGAACGGCGCTGGGCCCAAGCATGA
- a CDS encoding transporter substrate-binding domain-containing protein: protein MKKLLLPLFAVALLAGCDKKAEEPVKPAATVSSIDKIKARDKLIVGVFTDKPPFGFVNETGRYVGFDTDIGRQFAKDLLGDENKVEFVAVEPASRIPFLQSDKVDLILANMTVTPERKEAVDFTNPNLKVAVQALVPNNSAVKSLDDLATRTTIVTTGTTADIWLTKNHPDWKLLKFEKNSESLQALSAGRGDAYAQDNLVLFSWAKQNPGYRVLEEKLGDEAPIAPAVKKGNIELRDWVNAELAKLGEEKFLLKLYDQYVRKELSDDTKPESVIVEGGKWQG from the coding sequence ATGAAAAAGTTACTGCTGCCACTGTTTGCCGTCGCCTTACTGGCCGGGTGCGATAAAAAGGCCGAAGAGCCTGTAAAGCCGGCTGCCACCGTAAGCTCCATCGACAAGATCAAGGCGCGCGACAAACTGATCGTCGGCGTCTTCACCGACAAGCCGCCGTTCGGTTTTGTCAACGAAACCGGTCGCTATGTGGGGTTCGATACCGACATTGGCCGTCAATTCGCCAAGGACCTGCTGGGCGACGAAAACAAAGTCGAATTCGTGGCGGTCGAGCCGGCCAGCCGTATTCCGTTTCTGCAAAGCGACAAGGTCGATCTGATCCTTGCCAACATGACTGTGACCCCGGAGCGCAAGGAAGCGGTGGACTTCACCAACCCCAACCTGAAAGTCGCGGTACAGGCCCTGGTGCCAAACAATAGCGCCGTGAAAAGCCTGGATGACCTGGCCACCCGTACGACCATCGTCACCACCGGTACCACGGCTGATATCTGGCTGACCAAGAACCACCCGGACTGGAAACTGCTCAAGTTCGAGAAAAACTCCGAGTCGCTGCAAGCGCTGTCCGCTGGCCGGGGTGATGCCTACGCCCAAGACAACCTGGTGCTGTTCAGTTGGGCCAAGCAGAACCCGGGTTACCGCGTGCTGGAAGAAAAACTCGGTGATGAAGCGCCGATTGCGCCAGCGGTGAAGAAGGGCAACATCGAACTGCGTGACTGGGTGAATGCCGAGTTGGCGAAGTTGGGTGAGGAGAAATTCCTGCTCAAGCTCTACGACCAATACGTGCGTAAAGAACTGAGCGATGACACCAAGCCTGAGAGTGTGATTGTTGAGGGTGGGAAGTGGCAGGGTTGA
- a CDS encoding amino acid ABC transporter permease, producing the protein MTFDFAFILSTLPAFLKAVGVTLQVGLIAIATSLLVALINAALLVFRTPYLSRLVALYVELARNTPLLIQLFFVYFALPALGFNISGFWAAIITMTFLGGAYLTEVLRAGVEAVPLAQIESGKSIGLSDWQLLRHVILPQAGILSLPALFANFIFLLKETTVVSAVAVPEILYTTKSYIALYYKTYEMLAVLTLICVLLFLPLSLLLSRLERRLQHGQFGS; encoded by the coding sequence ATGACCTTCGATTTCGCTTTTATCCTCAGCACCCTGCCGGCGTTTTTGAAAGCCGTGGGGGTGACCCTGCAAGTAGGCTTGATCGCCATTGCCACCTCGCTGCTGGTGGCGCTGATCAACGCGGCGCTGCTGGTGTTTCGCACGCCGTACCTGTCGCGCCTGGTGGCGCTGTACGTGGAGCTGGCCCGCAACACGCCGCTGCTGATCCAACTGTTTTTCGTGTACTTCGCGCTGCCGGCCCTGGGCTTCAATATTTCCGGGTTCTGGGCGGCGATCATCACCATGACGTTCCTTGGCGGCGCGTACCTCACTGAAGTGCTGCGCGCCGGTGTGGAAGCCGTGCCGCTGGCGCAGATCGAGTCGGGCAAGTCCATCGGCCTGTCCGATTGGCAACTGCTGCGGCATGTGATCCTGCCGCAGGCCGGCATTCTCAGCCTGCCGGCGCTGTTCGCCAATTTCATCTTCCTGCTCAAGGAAACCACCGTGGTCTCGGCCGTGGCGGTGCCGGAGATTCTCTACACCACCAAGAGCTACATCGCGCTGTACTACAAGACTTACGAGATGCTCGCCGTGCTGACGCTGATTTGCGTACTGCTGTTCTTGCCGCTGTCGCTGCTGCTCAGCCGCTTGGAAAGGAGGCTCCAACATGGCCAGTTCGGGTCTTGA
- a CDS encoding amino acid ABC transporter ATP-binding protein, giving the protein MSALIEFQGFNKFFGEAQVLKGIDLSVQSGEVVVILGPSGCGKSTLLRCLNGLEVAHSGSLRFAGNELLDKKTDWRQVRQDIGMVFQSYHLFPHMSVLDNILLGPLKVQKRDPREAREQAEKLLDRVGLADKRDAFPRQLSGGQQQRIAIVRSLCMNPKVMLFDEVTAALDPEMVKEVLEVIQGLARDGMTLLIVTHEMAFARAVADRVVFMEAGRILEHNTPEEFFTNPQTARAQQFLEKFSFVSTLPKKPKELALI; this is encoded by the coding sequence ATGAGCGCATTGATCGAGTTTCAGGGTTTCAACAAGTTCTTTGGCGAGGCGCAGGTGCTCAAGGGCATCGACCTGAGTGTGCAAAGCGGTGAAGTGGTGGTGATCCTCGGCCCCAGTGGCTGCGGCAAAAGCACCTTGCTGCGTTGCCTTAATGGTCTGGAAGTCGCGCATAGCGGTAGCCTGCGCTTTGCCGGCAATGAGCTACTGGACAAGAAAACCGACTGGCGCCAGGTGCGCCAGGACATTGGCATGGTGTTCCAGAGTTACCACCTGTTCCCGCACATGAGCGTGCTCGACAACATCCTGCTCGGCCCGTTGAAGGTGCAAAAACGCGACCCTCGTGAAGCCCGTGAGCAGGCCGAAAAGCTGCTGGACCGCGTGGGCCTGGCCGACAAGCGCGACGCCTTCCCACGCCAGCTCTCTGGCGGCCAGCAGCAACGCATCGCCATCGTCCGCTCGTTGTGCATGAACCCCAAAGTGATGCTGTTTGACGAAGTCACCGCCGCCCTCGACCCGGAAATGGTCAAGGAAGTGCTGGAAGTGATCCAGGGCCTGGCCCGCGATGGCATGACCCTGCTGATCGTCACCCACGAAATGGCCTTCGCCCGCGCCGTCGCCGACCGCGTGGTGTTTATGGAGGCCGGTCGCATCCTTGAACACAACACCCCCGAAGAATTCTTTACGAACCCGCAAACCGCACGCGCGCAGCAGTTCCTGGAGAAGTTCTCCTTTGTGTCAACACTGCCCAAAAAACCTAAGGAACTTGCGCTGATATGA